From Mumia sp. ZJ1417:
CCGTGCTCGGTCAGCGAGTACTCGACCCGCGGCGGCACCTCGGGGAACACCTCGCGGCGCAGCAGGCCGTCGGCCTCCATCTCACGCAGCTGCTGCGTGAGGACCTTGTGGCTCACGCCCGGCAGCCCGCGGTGGATCTCCGCGAACCGGCGCGTGCCGTACGCCTCGAGCTCCCACAGGATCAGGGCCTTCCACTTGCCGCTGACG
This genomic window contains:
- a CDS encoding winged helix-turn-helix transcriptional regulator; translated protein: MTGSTVEAAKPDMRRRGPYVCGLDAAMDVVSGKWKALILWELEAYGTRRFAEIHRGLPGVSHKVLTQQLREMEADGLLRREVFPEVPPRVEYSLTEHGVSLNAALESLGGWGVGRIARLEAAAD